From a single Loigolactobacillus coryniformis subsp. coryniformis KCTC 3167 = DSM 20001 genomic region:
- a CDS encoding MerR family transcriptional regulator, protein MSLKSKLGIDVDKLIFGISQISQMTAISPRQLRYWEKRGYISSLPEKDGVSRQYNLKTTIRIIGIKQFLDEGYTLAAAVEKVALFAKRNALLRHFVAQRFEGTTEVDGEMVLDFGDLNEQQRIYGLMQDGHAEFKIADK, encoded by the coding sequence ATGAGTTTAAAATCTAAATTGGGAATCGATGTGGATAAACTGATCTTTGGTATTAGTCAGATCAGTCAGATGACAGCTATTTCGCCACGGCAACTACGCTACTGGGAGAAGCGTGGCTATATTAGTTCCCTACCGGAAAAAGACGGCGTTAGTCGACAATATAATTTAAAAACAACAATCAGAATTATTGGGATCAAACAGTTCCTTGATGAAGGTTATACACTAGCTGCTGCTGTAGAGAAGGTGGCTTTATTTGCTAAACGAAATGCTTTGTTACGTCATTTCGTAGCGCAACGTTTTGAAGGAACCACCGAAGTCGATGGCGAAATGGTATTAGATTTCGGCGATTTAAATGAGCAGCAACGAATTTATGGGTTGATGCAAGATGGCCATGCCGAATTTAAAATAGCAGATAAATAG
- a CDS encoding MDR family MFS transporter gives MAKTQSLDANGKPYNRGLLLATVIIGTFATVLTQTLLATAYPTLMDAFDISTATVQWLTTGFLLVNGIMIPISAWLINRFNSKYLYISAMVIFFIGTWICWQAPNFAMLLTGRLVEAVGVGLSMPLMQTIALSIFPPQQRGAAMGAVGLAIGLAPAIGPTLSGWVIDTYNWRVLFSMILPIAGIVIIASFFTMRKVLETSKPSLDILSAVLSTIGFGSLLYGFSEVGTEGWGSSIVIIGIAVGVVFIALFAWRQLKMANPFLELHVFQTPAFTLATILSGVVNMAMVGAEMVLPMYIQTVRGESAFHSGLTLLPGAIMIGIMSPITGRIFDRLGARHLAITGMTLLTIGTIPFIFLTKSTPMINLIILYAIRMFGIAMVMMPVTTAGMNALPLHLISHGTAVNNTLRQVASSVGTAILISVLTNVTNNQMPGKHVLHNLPLQYKDQAMSAVVSGYKAAFIVAALFCAIGLFVTFFVHDKKAPSVTGGDK, from the coding sequence TTGGCTAAAACGCAATCTTTAGATGCCAATGGCAAACCATATAATCGTGGTCTTTTGCTAGCAACGGTCATCATTGGGACATTTGCGACGGTGCTGACACAAACTTTATTGGCCACCGCCTATCCAACCTTAATGGACGCTTTTGACATTTCTACCGCCACAGTACAGTGGCTAACAACTGGCTTTTTGCTGGTTAACGGGATCATGATCCCAATCAGTGCTTGGCTGATCAATCGTTTCAATTCCAAGTATCTCTACATTAGTGCTATGGTCATTTTCTTTATTGGGACTTGGATCTGTTGGCAAGCGCCTAATTTCGCAATGTTACTTACCGGCCGCTTAGTTGAAGCGGTTGGGGTTGGCTTATCAATGCCATTAATGCAGACCATCGCCCTTTCGATCTTCCCACCACAACAACGTGGGGCAGCGATGGGGGCAGTTGGTTTAGCGATCGGACTAGCGCCAGCGATTGGGCCCACACTTTCTGGTTGGGTCATTGATACTTACAATTGGCGTGTTTTATTCAGCATGATCTTACCAATTGCCGGAATCGTTATTATCGCTTCCTTCTTTACCATGCGTAAAGTTTTGGAAACTTCCAAACCATCCTTGGATATTTTATCTGCCGTCCTTTCAACGATCGGTTTCGGGAGTTTATTGTATGGTTTTTCCGAAGTCGGTACTGAAGGCTGGGGAAGCTCGATCGTTATTATCGGCATCGCAGTCGGGGTCGTATTTATCGCATTATTTGCTTGGCGCCAGCTTAAAATGGCGAATCCATTCTTGGAATTACATGTTTTTCAAACGCCAGCATTTACACTTGCTACAATTTTAAGTGGTGTCGTTAACATGGCGATGGTTGGTGCTGAAATGGTGCTACCGATGTATATCCAGACCGTTCGTGGCGAGTCAGCGTTCCATTCCGGCTTGACCTTACTTCCTGGGGCGATCATGATCGGGATCATGAGTCCCATTACCGGACGTATTTTTGATCGTTTAGGTGCACGTCACTTAGCGATCACCGGGATGACCTTATTAACGATCGGCACGATTCCATTTATTTTCTTAACCAAATCAACACCGATGATCAATTTGATCATTTTATACGCAATTCGGATGTTCGGGATTGCGATGGTCATGATGCCAGTGACAACCGCCGGAATGAACGCTTTACCATTACATTTGATCAGTCATGGGACTGCCGTCAACAACACGTTACGGCAGGTAGCCAGTTCCGTTGGGACGGCCATTTTGATCAGTGTCTTAACGAACGTGACGAACAATCAAATGCCTGGCAAACACGTTTTGCATAACTTACCATTACAATACAAAGATCAAGCAATGAGTGCCGTTGTTTCCGGCTATAAGGCTGCTTTCATTGTTGCGGCTTTATTCTGTGCGATTGGTTTATTCGTCACATTCTTTGTTCACGACAAAAAAGCGCCTAGTGTTACAGGAGGTGACAAATAA
- a CDS encoding DUF4811 domain-containing protein yields the protein MLIVLVLLSALLFAIVTISTNQRSAARNAITGVLLVLLVGSIALLFTNDNQHWGMKTVTTTTEKPLTSASNMSGANLLLYQALGNGKEKIFIYKTNTQQKKVATTQADIKTTSKVTRSNTKNAKLVTKTQRYVYRNGFYRALFAGVDNNHAFKSRQHEFKVGNNWVVLSTTQAKALQKQAKTSQAKLKAQLTAAVKAKMVAALKQNPQMTTEQQQALQKQYTAAAQKQAQQQVLAQLQKESLK from the coding sequence ATGTTGATCGTACTCGTTTTATTAAGCGCACTTTTATTCGCGATCGTCACAATTTCGACTAATCAGCGCAGTGCAGCCCGTAATGCTATCACCGGTGTATTGTTAGTATTATTGGTCGGTTCGATTGCCCTTTTATTCACTAACGATAACCAACATTGGGGGATGAAAACCGTCACCACTACAACGGAAAAACCGTTGACGTCGGCTTCTAATATGTCTGGCGCTAACTTACTGTTGTATCAAGCACTTGGTAATGGTAAAGAAAAAATCTTTATCTACAAAACTAACACACAACAGAAAAAAGTAGCTACTACCCAAGCCGATATTAAAACGACGAGCAAAGTGACCAGAAGCAATACGAAAAACGCTAAGTTAGTGACTAAAACGCAACGCTACGTTTATCGTAATGGCTTCTACCGTGCGTTATTTGCCGGTGTCGACAATAATCATGCCTTCAAATCACGGCAACATGAATTTAAAGTGGGCAATAACTGGGTCGTTCTCAGTACCACACAAGCCAAAGCACTACAAAAACAGGCTAAAACTTCACAGGCTAAGTTAAAAGCGCAATTAACTGCAGCAGTTAAAGCTAAAATGGTCGCCGCTTTGAAACAGAATCCACAGATGACCACTGAACAACAACAGGCTTTACAAAAGCAATATACTGCCGCCGCACAAAAACAAGCACAACAGCAAGTTTTAGCGCAGTTACAAAAAGAATCATTGAAGTAA
- a CDS encoding TetR/AcrR family transcriptional regulator, with the protein MVSTTFKNLAPDKQARIQAALLNEFSAHPLADAQVARIVQQAQIARGAFYKYFTDLTDAYRYLYHQVMLEVHSAIPRTAFKTFTPAIYLQAVRDFVDQAADSQYRELIKRHLTQNEALLAAPRQPVMDIPDAVWAAGILSHETIKQVLLYPDTKKAALDRLASALEALARKDE; encoded by the coding sequence ATGGTTTCGACGACTTTCAAAAACTTAGCACCTGATAAACAAGCACGGATCCAAGCTGCGCTGCTAAACGAATTTTCGGCCCATCCATTAGCGGACGCACAGGTTGCGCGGATCGTACAGCAAGCACAGATCGCGCGGGGCGCTTTCTATAAATATTTTACGGATCTAACCGATGCTTACCGCTATTTGTATCATCAAGTTATGCTAGAAGTTCATAGCGCTATTCCACGGACCGCGTTTAAAACTTTTACGCCCGCCATTTATTTACAGGCAGTTCGCGACTTTGTCGATCAAGCCGCTGATAGTCAGTATCGCGAATTGATCAAACGTCATTTGACCCAAAACGAGGCTTTATTAGCAGCGCCAAGGCAGCCAGTGATGGATATTCCTGACGCTGTCTGGGCAGCTGGTATTTTAAGCCACGAAACGATCAAACAGGTGTTGTTATACCCAGATACTAAAAAAGCGGCGCTTGATCGTTTAGCCAGCGCGCTTGAAGCTTTAGCAAGAAAGGATGAGTAG
- a CDS encoding ABC transporter permease: MFLALKEIKHEKLRYSLIIAMIVLISYLIFVLTSLALGLARQNTDAIDSWSSQRITLNQDANINLSQSLITKAQLAKAKLSHQEAYLGQAAVVATAKGREKDSAQFIGLNADQFIAQNLKLSAGHKPTTNQEIVVDTAFKEDGYKLGDYLQLNSFAKKFRIVGFTENAKLNVAPVVYGTMTAWHQLKNLGPEFAASAIVSQRNTFKVNNPQLKQYTTQTFIDKLPGYSAQNSTFTFMIAFLMIISLIVIAVFLYILTVQKLQNYAVLRAQGIPAKTLVNATISQALVLVISGLIIGTLLTAITAVAIPASVPMAFDIPILAAVALGLVFTGIIGALVPVRTILHVDPVSVIGG, translated from the coding sequence ATGTTTTTAGCTTTAAAAGAAATCAAACATGAAAAATTACGTTATAGCCTGATTATTGCGATGATCGTCCTGATCAGCTATTTGATTTTTGTTTTGACCAGCTTGGCACTTGGCCTAGCCCGCCAAAACACCGATGCGATCGACTCTTGGTCTAGCCAACGAATCACGTTAAATCAAGACGCCAATATTAATCTCAGCCAATCGCTGATCACCAAGGCGCAATTGGCAAAGGCAAAATTAAGTCACCAAGAAGCTTACTTAGGTCAAGCTGCTGTCGTGGCCACCGCTAAAGGACGAGAAAAGGATTCAGCTCAATTCATCGGTTTAAACGCTGATCAATTTATCGCCCAGAATTTGAAGCTATCCGCCGGTCACAAACCGACCACCAACCAAGAGATCGTTGTCGATACAGCTTTTAAAGAAGACGGCTACAAACTAGGCGATTATCTACAACTCAACTCATTTGCTAAAAAATTTCGGATCGTTGGTTTTACTGAAAATGCCAAGTTAAATGTGGCGCCAGTAGTTTACGGCACAATGACTGCGTGGCATCAATTAAAGAATCTTGGTCCTGAATTTGCCGCCAGTGCGATCGTCTCACAGCGCAACACATTTAAGGTCAACAATCCGCAACTTAAGCAATACACCACGCAAACCTTTATCGATAAATTACCAGGTTACTCAGCCCAAAATTCGACCTTTACCTTTATGATCGCCTTCTTGATGATCATTTCATTGATCGTGATTGCGGTTTTTCTTTACATTTTAACCGTACAAAAATTGCAAAATTATGCGGTTTTACGTGCACAGGGAATTCCGGCCAAAACATTGGTCAACGCGACGATCAGTCAAGCGTTGGTGCTGGTTATTAGTGGCTTAATTATTGGCACCTTATTGACTGCAATAACCGCCGTAGCGATTCCGGCTAGTGTGCCCATGGCTTTTGACATCCCAATTTTAGCCGCCGTAGCGTTAGGTTTAGTCTTCACCGGTATTATCGGCGCGCTAGTCCCAGTACGAACAATTTTACATGTAGATCCAGTCAGTGTTATAGGAGGTTAG
- a CDS encoding ABC transporter ATP-binding protein — protein sequence MSAIQLTNINKFFGQKSSRVHVLHDINFTANAGELSLVIGPSGSGKSTFLTIAGGLQTPNSGTVALNHQTLTDLSAKQRDALRLNKIGFILQAYNLVPYLTVREQFSLVDRVKKQDNLSATELASLLAKLGITELQNKYPAELSGGQKQRVAIARALYTDPAIILADEPTAALDSERVKEVGQLLADLAKSQNKAIVVVTHDLRLREYADQVYELLDGKISKSV from the coding sequence ATGAGTGCCATTCAATTAACCAATATCAACAAATTCTTCGGTCAAAAATCTAGTCGTGTCCACGTCTTGCATGATATCAACTTTACGGCGAACGCAGGCGAACTTAGCCTGGTGATCGGGCCATCAGGTTCAGGTAAAAGTACTTTTCTCACGATCGCTGGTGGCTTACAAACACCAAATAGCGGCACCGTCGCCTTAAATCACCAAACCTTGACTGATTTAAGCGCCAAACAACGCGATGCCCTGCGCTTAAATAAAATTGGCTTCATTCTACAAGCCTATAATTTAGTCCCCTACCTAACTGTCCGCGAACAGTTTAGCTTAGTCGACCGCGTCAAAAAACAAGACAACTTAAGTGCGACCGAATTAGCCAGTTTATTAGCTAAATTGGGGATCACCGAATTACAAAACAAGTATCCCGCTGAACTCTCTGGCGGCCAAAAACAGCGAGTGGCGATCGCTCGCGCCTTATACACGGATCCCGCGATCATACTAGCTGACGAACCTACCGCCGCACTGGACAGTGAACGGGTTAAAGAAGTTGGTCAATTATTGGCCGACCTAGCCAAAAGTCAGAATAAGGCGATCGTTGTGGTCACTCACGACCTGCGACTGCGCGAGTACGCTGATCAAGTTTATGAACTGCTTGACGGTAAAATCAGTAAAAGTGTTTAG